One genomic region from Lineus longissimus chromosome 6, tnLinLong1.2, whole genome shotgun sequence encodes:
- the LOC135489140 gene encoding ethanolamine kinase 1-like: MACKSAEAPKYDIEIDKENYEEGVYAILAELRPQWKKETIQFRVIAQGIVNLMVVCHVTEDCKDAVVVRVFGSLIAAVVNRDQEIKVNQLFSDMGLGATLLAVFKNGICSGFLKGKSFTFMDMDNIKDFGTARKIAKAIAAIHCNNTASQAKELGIGKGSDFIALAAAALEGWPIPFQDKELEKWFYERVPKKDILKEEFAIAQGVIAEIDKETHVLCHGDLNPTNFMTEDDTGDIRLVDFECAGFNTPFSDLSTFFLISAAGPMCTDLESAQHSPEYHRIFLRAYLEEIRRQDGVKGDVSDREVERYYAIVDRLTIAMQFYGMILCPSYLASNPNLTVEGMNFKQIITPFLLRWDYYVRYKDRMLSKID; encoded by the exons ATGGCATGCAAGTCCGCTGAAGCCCCAAAATACGACATAGAAATTGACAAGGAGAACTACGAGGAAGGTGTCTACGCTATTCTTGCCGAGCTAAGACCACAATGGAAGAAGGAGACGATTCAGTTCAGG GTGATTGCTCAAGGTATCGTAAACCTTATGGTTGTGTGTCACGTGACAGAAGATTGCAAAGATGCTGTTGTTGTAAGAGTCTTCGGCAGTCTAATAGCAGCCGTTGTCAACCGAGACCAAGAAATCAAAGTGAACCAATTGTTCAGTGACATGGGCCTTGGTGCAACCCTGCTCGCCGTCTTCAAGAATGGCATCTGCTCGGGTTTTCTCAAAGGGAAAAGCTTCACGTTTATGGATATGGACAACATTAAAGATTTTGGAACTGCAAG gaagaTAGCGAAAGCAATAGCCGCCATCCACTGCAACAATACTGCTAGCCAAGCAAAGGAACTTGGTATCGGGAAAGGCTCCGACTTCATTGCCTTAGCTGCTGCTGCTCTGGAGGGTTGGCCAATACCCTTCCAAGATAAGGAACTGGAGAAGTG GTTCTATGAGCGCGTTCCTAAAAAAGATATTCTCAAAGAAGAATTTGCCATCGCGCAAGGGGTAATAGCCGAGATAGATAAGGAAACACATGTCCTGTGTCACGGCGACCTCAACCCTACGAATTTCATGACAGAGGACGACACCG GTGACATCAGGCTGGTTGATTTTGAATGTGCTGGATTCAATACCCCTTTCTCAGACCTGTCCACCTTTTTCCTAATATCAGCTGCCG GTCCTATGTGTACTGACTTAGAATCAGCCCAGCACAGCCCAGAATACCACAGGATATTTCTCCGCGCCTATCTGGAGGAAATAAGGCGACAAGATGGCGTGAAGGGCGATGTCAGCGACCGGGAGGTGGAACGATATTATGCCATAGTGGATAGGCTTACTATt GCAATGCAATTTTATGGTATGATACTCTGTCCCAGCTATCTGGCTAGCAATCCCAACTTGACGGTGGAGGGGATGAACTTTAAGCAGATTATAAC GCCATTTCTGTTGCGTTGGGATTACTACGTCAGGTATAAAGACAGAATGTTGTCCAAGATAGATTAG
- the LOC135489139 gene encoding homeobox protein Hmx-like has product MLDAPNTTKFSIENLMKPSEAPKRFNLSPEPYLPYPGAGTRLYPIPAPVMSAAIGDHRTYQARYGGMIAPVPTSQNLTTLQSAAPIQPSELNLKRKLHEEEPQRTSDFPSNTQGSQPDFRDQILREHREQLIHEDNARISQHWGQDSHSRDVDSNSQEYRQQTSQHSGRISPEHERVPHQYDQFPHQHRDQIPVEFGGQIPHHRDIVHHEQKDQTPYEHREIVTPENRDNFYQERKEQTQSLPSGADGRHPDSRPISPAASETPSDGNGEDGQRRKKSRTSFSAEQIAELERRFRTTKYLAPSDRGDLAEKLGLSDQQVKTWFQNRRMKDKRSCRDSTEVPTMPPYTTAPYTTAVPTCIPSGYSIDSSSPLPTGVPVGYPFTTAPQLSGPYSEHQRFSAASMYPVNMSSPRIITPPMGSPGQQGGSPHPTTTSLQLLSHMIPPMTVSSPYMPRSPFPMMPI; this is encoded by the exons ATGTTGGACGCGCCGAACACAACGAAATTCTCAATCGAGAACCTCATGAAGCCGTCGGAAGCTCCGAAACGATTCAACCTTAGTCCTGAGCCGTATCTACCGTACCCTGGTGCGGGAACGCGACTGTATCCCATCCCTGCACCCGTGATGTCCGCGGCAATCGGCGACCATAGGACCTACCAGGCGCGTTACGGTGGTATGATCGCACCAGTCCCTACCTCGCAGAATCTCACGACTCTTCAATCTGCAGCACCTATTCAACCTTCCGAATTGAATCTCAAACGTAAATTGCATGAGGAGGAGCCGCAAAGAACGTCAGATTTCCCATCGAATACTCAGGGATCACAACCAGATTTCCGGGACCAGATTTTACGTGAACACAGGGAACAACTTATTCATGAGGACAATGCCAGAATTTCTCAGCACTGGGGTCAAGATTCACATAGCAGGGACGTAGACTCAAACTCTCAGGAATACAGGCAGCAGACTTCTCAACACAGTGGTCGAATTTCACCCGAACATGAACGGGTTCCTCATCAGTATGACCAGTTTCCTCACCAGCACCGCGACCAAATTCCAGTTGAATTCGGAGGCCAAATACCTCATCACAGGGATATTGTGCACCACGAACAAAAGGATCAAACTCCATACGAACACAGGGAGATAGTAACTCCCGAAAACAGAGACAATTTCTACCAGGAACGCAAAGAGCAAACGCAATCCTTGCCATCTGGTGCTGATGGACGCCACCCCGATTCTCGGCCAATTTCACCAG CAGCCTCAGAAACTCCCTCAGATGGCAACGGAGAAGATGGACAAAGACGAAAGAAATCGCGCACATCGTTTTCTGCTGAACAGATAGCTGAGTTAGAGCGAAGGTTTAGGACGACGAAATACTTAGCTCCAAGTGACCGGGGAGATTTGGCCGAGAAACTGGGACTGTCTGACCAACAG GTCAAAACCTGGTTCCAGAACAGACGTATGAAGGACAAACGGTCCTGCCGCGACTCAACAGAGGTACCCACCATGCCGCCATACACCACCGCCCCCTATACGACCGCTGTGCCAACTTGCATCCCATCTGGTTACTCCATAGACAGTTCTAGTCCCTTGCCGACCGGAGTCCCAGTCGGTTACCCGTTTACCACGGCGCCACAATTATCCGGACCCTACTCCGAACACCAGAGATTTTCAGCCGCATCCATGTACCCAGTAAATATGTCGTCACCGCGAATTATAACGCCACCTATGGGAAGTCCAGGTCAACAGGGCGGTTCCCCACACCCAACGACGACCAGTTTACAACTGTTATCTCACATGATCCCTCCGATGACGGTATCGTCTCCGTATATGCCGCGGTCGCCTTTTCCTATGATGCCAATTTAA
- the LOC135489690 gene encoding uncharacterized protein LOC135489690 isoform X1, producing the protein MISNIRLDTFRSLVMATSVFTPYVDKENVTAIGMVPRTKGIASGKSNIRGGKIFQKNTPHSIPRKALGVVNGDSQRTTLGDINNKLKKPQSAAPIKKLFSETSRPGSTTRNAVKQSQSQKIQSHGPVHRVKTEQKTVPVVKEVIEKEYMPSYPDSDDDFEDVVRRSERSSTYFDKLLSWQPSRMCSTGISYDSDDEPYTKCEIPETEAPILNSEFEESCPFLLDDPCNPLGDIALPSLDDLYLPDMNEELATMPEF; encoded by the exons ATGATAAGCAATATTCGTCTTGATACTTTCAGATCTTTAGTCATGGCGACGTCTGTATTTACCCCATACGTTGACAAGGAAAATGTGACTGCTATTGGGATGGTGCCAAGAACAAAGGGTATTGCATCTGGAAAGTCCAACATTAGAG GTGGCAAGATATTTCAGAAGAATACACCACACTCAATACCAAGAAAAGCCCTGGGCGTTGTGAATGGGGATTCGCAGCGGACAACACTTGGTGATATCAACAACAAACTTAAGAAACCACAGAGTGCAGCACCCATAAAGAAACTTTTCTCTGAGACAAGCAGGCCTGGTTCGACAACAAGGAATGCTGTCAAACAGTCACAG TCTCAAAAGATTCAGAGCCATGGTCCAGTTCACAGAGTGAAGACGGAACAAAAAACAGTTCCTGTTGTGAAAGAAGTGATAGAGAAAGAGTACATGCCTTCATACCCAGATTCAGATG ATGACTTTGAAGATGTAGTCCGTAGATCGGAACGATCGAGTACATACTTTGACAAGTTACTGTCATGGCAGCCATCGAGAATGTGCTCCACTGGCATTTCCTACGACAGCGATGACGAGCCATACACAAAATGTGAAATACCAGAAACAGAAGCTCCCATATTAAACAGTGAATTTGAAG AATCGTGTCCATTTCTGCTTGACGATCCTTGCAATCCATTGGGTGATATTGCTCTGCCATCACTGGATGATCTTTACTTGCCGGACATGAACGAGGAGTTGGCGACCATGCCAGAGTTTTAG
- the LOC135489690 gene encoding uncharacterized protein LOC135489690 isoform X2 — protein MATSVFTPYVDKENVTAIGMVPRTKGIASGKSNIRGGKIFQKNTPHSIPRKALGVVNGDSQRTTLGDINNKLKKPQSAAPIKKLFSETSRPGSTTRNAVKQSQSQKIQSHGPVHRVKTEQKTVPVVKEVIEKEYMPSYPDSDDDFEDVVRRSERSSTYFDKLLSWQPSRMCSTGISYDSDDEPYTKCEIPETEAPILNSEFEESCPFLLDDPCNPLGDIALPSLDDLYLPDMNEELATMPEF, from the exons ATGGCGACGTCTGTATTTACCCCATACGTTGACAAGGAAAATGTGACTGCTATTGGGATGGTGCCAAGAACAAAGGGTATTGCATCTGGAAAGTCCAACATTAGAG GTGGCAAGATATTTCAGAAGAATACACCACACTCAATACCAAGAAAAGCCCTGGGCGTTGTGAATGGGGATTCGCAGCGGACAACACTTGGTGATATCAACAACAAACTTAAGAAACCACAGAGTGCAGCACCCATAAAGAAACTTTTCTCTGAGACAAGCAGGCCTGGTTCGACAACAAGGAATGCTGTCAAACAGTCACAG TCTCAAAAGATTCAGAGCCATGGTCCAGTTCACAGAGTGAAGACGGAACAAAAAACAGTTCCTGTTGTGAAAGAAGTGATAGAGAAAGAGTACATGCCTTCATACCCAGATTCAGATG ATGACTTTGAAGATGTAGTCCGTAGATCGGAACGATCGAGTACATACTTTGACAAGTTACTGTCATGGCAGCCATCGAGAATGTGCTCCACTGGCATTTCCTACGACAGCGATGACGAGCCATACACAAAATGTGAAATACCAGAAACAGAAGCTCCCATATTAAACAGTGAATTTGAAG AATCGTGTCCATTTCTGCTTGACGATCCTTGCAATCCATTGGGTGATATTGCTCTGCCATCACTGGATGATCTTTACTTGCCGGACATGAACGAGGAGTTGGCGACCATGCCAGAGTTTTAG
- the LOC135489689 gene encoding inositol 2-dehydrogenase-like translates to MTTNCSSDKKVGLAIIGMGQAGKIHLKNVIQNWRIRLLWMVDSDRTIAERLAGEYNLEGVSIATCDEVENVYNDPRVQAVIVSSPTFTHEAYIRGALAAGKAVFSEKPISQDISGVIQCYDDAKKFGKPLYCSFNRRFDEAFNSIKQQVRKGVLGDMYMVKTCSRDNPVPSMEYLKISGGIFHDCAVHDIDLICWLLGEYPTEVYVAARAHMKDVAAMNDVDTVAISLTFPSKVIAIIDLCRMGVYGYHQTLEAFGSKGMLTAENQRPTNLQHSTVEGMSMVPIEYSFPQRHAKGYVKSIDCFLDVLEGKEDVGGLVATKESTVSVSRIAEACEESVKTGQAVKIKY, encoded by the exons ATGACGACAAATTGTTCAAGTGACAAGAAGGTCGGACTCGCCATCATCGGGATGGGTCAGGCCGGGAAAATCCACCTGAAGAACGTCATCCAGAACTGGCGAATCCGACTGTTGTGGATGGTGGACTCCGACAGGACGATTGCTGAGAGGTTGGCTGGGGAATACAATCTGGAGGGGGTCTCTATAGCTACTTGTGACGAGGTGGAGAATGTTTATAATGATCCGAG GGTCCAAGCTGTGATCGTGTCATCACCGACATTTACCCATGAAGCGTATATAAGAGGAGCATTGGCGGCAG GGAAAGCCGTCTTCTCCGAGAAACCAATATCACAAGATATTAGTGGCGTCATACAGTGCTACGATGACGCAAAGAAATTCGGGAAGCCACTCTACTGCTCTTTCAATAG GCGATTCGATGAGGCATTTAACAGCATCAAGCAGCAAGTCAGAAAAGGTGTTTTAGGCGATATGTACATGGTGAAAACTTGCAGCAGAGACAACCCGGTACCAAGTATGGAGTACCTCAAAATATCAG GTGGAATCTTCCACGACTGTGCCGTCCATGACATCGACTTAATTTGCTGGCTGCTTGGCGAATACCCCACCGAGGTCTATGTAGCAGCCCGTGCCCATATGAAGGATGTGGCTGCCATGAATGATGTTGATACTGTGGCGATATCATTGACGTTTCCAAGCAAAGTTATAGCGATTATAGACCTGTGTCGTATGGGCGTGTACGGTTATCATCAGACTCTAGAG GCATTTGGATCGAAAGGTATGCTCACGGCAGAGAATCAGCGACCGACGAACCTCCAGCACTCTACAGTTGAAGGGATGAGTATGGTACCAATAGAGTATTCATTCCCTCAGAGACACGCCAAAGGTTACGTCAAGTCAATCGATTGTTTCTTAGATGTTCTGGAAG GCAAAGAGGACGTGGGCGGTTTGGTCGCCACCAAGGAGAGCACGGTGAGCGTGAGCCGAATAGCAGAAGCGTGTGAGGAGAGCGTCAAGACAGGACAGGCCGTGAAGATCAAATATTAG
- the LOC135489225 gene encoding inositol 2-dehydrogenase-like, giving the protein MTTNCSSDRKVGLAIIGMGRAGQIHLKNVIQNWRIRLLWMVDSDRAIAERLAGEYNLEGVSIATCDEVENVYNDPRVQAVIVSSPTFTHEAYIRGALAAGKAVFSEKPISQDTSGVIQCYDDAKKFGKPLFCSFNRRFDEAFNSIKQQVRKGVLGDMYMVKTCSRDNPVPSMEYLKISGGIFHDCAVHDIDLICWLLGEYPTEVYVAAHAHMKDVAAMNDVDTVAISLTFPSKVIAIIDLCRMGVYGYHQTLEAFGSKGMLTAENQRPTNLQHSTVEGMSMVPIEYSFPQRHAKGYVKAIDSFLDVLEGKEDVGGMVATKESTVNVSRIAEACEESVKTGQAVKIKY; this is encoded by the exons ATGACGACAAATTGTTCAAGTGACAGGAAGGTCGGACTCGCCATCATCGGGATGGGTCGTGCCGGGCAAATCCACCTGAAGAACGTCATCCAGAACTGGCGAATCCGACTGTTGTGGATGGTGGACTCCGACAGGGCGATTGCTGAGAGGTTGGCTGGGGAATACAATCTGGAGGGGGTCTCTATAGCTACTTGTGACGAGGTGGAGAATGTTTATAATGATCCGAG GGTCCAAGCTGTGATCGTGTCATCACCGACGTTTACCCATGAAGCGTATATAAGAGGAGCATTGGCGGCAG GGAAAGCCGTCTTCTCAGAGAAACCAATATCACAAGATACCAGTGGCGTGATACAGTGCTACGATGACGCAAAGAAATTCGGGAAGCCACTCTTCTGCTCTTTCAATAG GCGATTCGATGAGGCATTTAACAGCATCAAGCAGCAAGTCAGAAAAGGTGTTTTAGGCGATATGTACATGGTGAAAACCTGCAGCAGAGACAACCCGGTACCAAGTATGGAGTACCTCAAAATATCAG gTGGAATCTTCCACGACTGTGCCGTCCATGACATCGACTTAATTTGCTGGCTGCTTGGCGAATACCCCACCGAGGTCTACGTAGCAGCCCATGCCCATATGAAGGACGTGGCTGCCATGAATGATGTTGATACTGTGGCGATATCATTGACGTTTCCAAGCAAAGTTATAGCGATTATAGACCTGTGTCGTATGGGCGTGTACGGCTATCATCAGACTCTAGAG GCATTTGGATCGAAAGGTATGCTCACGGCAGAGAATCAGCGACCGACGAACCTCCAGCACTCTACAGTTGAAGGGATGAGTATGGTACCAATAGAGTATTCATTCCCTCAGAGACACGCCAAAGGTTACGTCAAGGCAATCGATAGTTTCTTAGATGTTCTGGAAG GCAAAGAGGACGTGGGCGGTATGGTCGCCACCAAGGAGAGCACGGTGAACGTGAGCCGAATAGCAGAAGCGTGTGAGGAGAGCGTCAAGACAGGACAGGCCGTGAAGATCAAATATTAG